In one Clostridia bacterium genomic region, the following are encoded:
- a CDS encoding helix-turn-helix transcriptional regulator — protein sequence MKSTENFYFDIKRINVAHEFVLNQKDKCEYLNSRKFYGVIYALSGEAEYRFSDGNRLTIREGEVLLLSPKATYAIVTTKPFKHFTVNFELHISTSNLSFFTDDFCLLHTENSEWYRHTFKELVTHWQNRKSSYEMRATASLYHLLAFLCTEIHEQKYNTASHLRLRPVKEYIEQNFNRNISLNLLANYASMSTTHFRREWTKIYGTSPLQYRDTLRLSYAKEYLLTGYYSVTEVAEKCGFEDTNYFIRFFKKHTGITPKLFSKL from the coding sequence ATGAAAAGCACGGAAAATTTTTATTTTGACATCAAACGAATCAATGTTGCACATGAATTTGTGCTCAATCAAAAAGATAAATGCGAATATTTAAACAGTCGAAAGTTTTATGGTGTTATTTACGCCCTTTCCGGAGAAGCGGAATACCGTTTTTCAGACGGCAATCGTCTTACAATCAGAGAAGGCGAAGTCCTTCTGCTCTCACCAAAAGCTACGTACGCCATTGTCACCACAAAACCTTTTAAACATTTCACCGTCAATTTTGAACTGCATATATCTACTTCCAATCTTTCTTTTTTTACAGATGATTTTTGTTTGTTGCACACCGAAAACAGCGAATGGTATCGCCACACCTTTAAAGAACTGGTTACCCACTGGCAAAACAGAAAATCAAGTTATGAAATGCGTGCAACGGCATCCCTTTATCATCTTCTAGCGTTCTTGTGTACGGAAATTCATGAACAAAAATACAACACCGCCTCACACTTAAGACTCCGCCCCGTAAAAGAATACATTGAGCAGAACTTTAACCGTAATATTTCTCTTAATCTGCTTGCAAATTACGCCAGCATGAGCACAACCCATTTCAGACGCGAATGGACAAAAATATATGGCACATCACCCCTGCAATACAGAGATACTTTACGTTTAAGCTATGCCAAAGAATATCTTTTAACCGGCTATTATTCGGTAACCGAGGTGGCAGAAAAATGCGGATTTGAGGATACAAACTACTTTATCCGTTTTTTCAAAAAACACACAGGAATTAC
- a CDS encoding L-fucose/L-arabinose isomerase family protein, whose translation MKKAKIAVVSLGHYIYFQQFEGLKEELMQKTTHFKKYLDARVCEVVDIGYIDCAEGAFDAVRALKKEDADLLFVLLSTYVPSAVCAPFARYLDIPQVLVGIQPLTHLDYSHTTTYMQLANDDVCAMPEIAGVYERMGRDIPPCIVASSSQEEYIKEQVKGWVLAAVAMAGFKYETIGYLGHTYEGMYDMHTDPTAFTATFGAHVKMLEMCELVKLSEAATESEIDEQIEEIKSIFEICDPSVDPLTDYVQKEDFAFSARQAVALKKLVNTNKLSALAYYYKSEPGNPYEQIAANLIIGNTLLTSSGVPLAGEADLKTAAAMLIMKNIGGGGSFAEIHPFDTESDVVLIGHDGPHNTAIAEGKPRLRKLKKYHGKSGSGIGVEFSIQSGPVTLLSISLDRNGKFRMIAAEGESLPGEIPQTGNTNTRVSFNCPIGTFLSRWCEAGPTHHLALGIGHHMETLRKFAKISGIELVEVR comes from the coding sequence ATGAAAAAAGCAAAGATTGCAGTTGTTTCTTTAGGTCATTATATCTATTTTCAGCAGTTTGAGGGTTTGAAAGAAGAACTGATGCAAAAGACAACGCATTTTAAAAAATATTTAGATGCGCGTGTATGCGAGGTGGTGGACATAGGTTACATTGATTGTGCAGAAGGGGCATTTGATGCGGTAAGGGCACTAAAAAAAGAGGATGCGGACTTATTGTTTGTTCTGCTTTCTACCTATGTACCCTCTGCAGTTTGCGCACCCTTTGCAAGATATCTGGATATTCCGCAGGTACTTGTGGGTATTCAACCTCTGACACATTTGGACTACTCTCATACAACCACTTACATGCAACTTGCAAACGACGATGTTTGTGCTATGCCTGAAATTGCAGGGGTTTATGAGAGAATGGGCAGAGACATTCCGCCGTGCATAGTGGCTTCTTCTTCGCAGGAAGAATATATTAAAGAACAGGTAAAAGGGTGGGTGCTTGCGGCAGTTGCCATGGCAGGCTTTAAGTATGAAACCATTGGCTATTTAGGACACACTTACGAGGGTATGTATGATATGCACACCGATCCTACAGCATTTACCGCAACCTTTGGCGCACATGTGAAAATGCTTGAAATGTGCGAGCTTGTTAAACTTTCAGAGGCGGCAACCGAATCGGAAATTGATGAACAGATTGAAGAAATCAAAAGTATTTTTGAAATTTGCGACCCGTCCGTGGACCCGTTGACCGATTATGTTCAAAAAGAAGACTTTGCATTTTCTGCAAGACAAGCTGTTGCGCTTAAAAAACTGGTGAATACAAATAAGCTTTCTGCCCTTGCGTACTACTACAAGAGTGAACCCGGAAACCCTTACGAACAAATTGCCGCAAACTTAATTATCGGAAACACTCTTCTTACCTCGTCAGGCGTTCCTTTAGCGGGCGAGGCCGACCTTAAAACCGCAGCGGCAATGCTGATTATGAAAAACATTGGCGGTGGCGGTTCCTTTGCCGAAATTCATCCCTTTGATACCGAAAGTGATGTGGTTTTAATCGGGCATGACGGTCCGCACAATACGGCTATCGCAGAAGGCAAGCCAAGACTTCGGAAATTAAAAAAATACCATGGAAAGTCAGGCAGCGGTATCGGTGTGGAATTTTCCATTCAATCAGGTCCTGTTACGCTCCTGAGCATTTCTCTTGACAGAAATGGTAAATTCCGTATGATTGCGGCAGAGGGCGAATCTTTACCGGGCGAAATTCCGCAAACCGGCAACACCAATACCCGTGTAAGCTTTAATTGTCCGATTGGTACGTTTTTATCCCGTTGGTGCGAGGCAGGGCCTACACATCATCTGGCACTAGGTATCGGCCATCATATGGAAACTTTACGAAAATTTGCAAAAATCAGCGGTATAGAATTGGTTGAAGTAAGGTGA